A genomic stretch from Chitinophaga agri includes:
- a CDS encoding ExbD/TolR family protein, which yields MAEMDTSSSGGKGKHQGTKSKKQSTRVDMTPMVDLGFLLITFFMLTTTMSKPKTMDLIMPKDTENEKDQNKVKESTALTILLGKKDRVYYYEGLAQDPNASANPDFFKATTFANTGGIRDVIIKKRDEVSQLRNSKGEPEDVVVIIKADDDATYKDFVDILDEMAINRIQRYATVDISDQDKTWIKQTEAANGGGSK from the coding sequence ATGGCAGAAATGGATACCAGCAGTAGTGGTGGGAAAGGTAAACACCAGGGTACGAAATCCAAGAAGCAGTCTACACGCGTAGACATGACTCCAATGGTGGATCTCGGCTTTCTCCTGATCACGTTCTTCATGTTGACTACGACGATGAGCAAGCCCAAAACAATGGACTTGATCATGCCGAAAGATACTGAGAATGAAAAAGATCAGAATAAGGTTAAAGAAAGTACTGCACTCACTATACTGCTTGGAAAAAAAGACCGCGTATACTACTACGAAGGTCTGGCACAGGACCCGAACGCATCGGCAAATCCTGACTTTTTCAAAGCAACAACTTTTGCTAACACAGGCGGCATCAGAGATGTAATTATTAAAAAGCGTGATGAGGTTTCTCAATTAAGGAACTCAAAGGGAGAACCTGAAGATGTGGTAGTAATCATCAAAGCTGATGATGACGCTACATACAAGGATTTCGTTGATATTCTGGACGAAATGGCCATCAATCGCATTCAACGTTATGCTACAGTTGATATCAGTGACCAGGATAAAACCTGGATTAAGCAGACTGAAGCAGCTAACGGCGGTGGCTCCAAGTAA
- a CDS encoding energy transducer TonB, giving the protein MDSAKVLKSDFLDILFENRNKEYGAYDLRRQYDKRVRNAVIGSAALMLVVIAGYAISNYINKLERENPDKKPVIEQIKMEDVKIPDDPKTPPPPPPPPAPPPPVKPSVQFTPPVIKKDEEVPEDEVPPKIKDIENKAISTKTVEGDPNGIDPGLLEDSKGTGVVEAPPPPPKEEIFTFVEQPPTFPGGEEALAKFLSKNIRYPRVAQENSISGTVFVQFVVDSDGNIKDVKTVGAAKGGGLEEEAIRVVKIMPKWKAGKQNGRQVSVQFNLPIRFTLQE; this is encoded by the coding sequence ATGGATTCCGCTAAAGTCTTAAAGTCCGATTTTCTGGATATCCTGTTTGAGAACAGGAATAAGGAATATGGGGCTTATGACCTCAGACGACAATACGACAAAAGGGTGCGTAACGCCGTAATCGGTAGTGCCGCGCTGATGTTGGTTGTTATCGCAGGTTATGCAATCAGTAACTACATCAATAAATTAGAACGGGAAAATCCTGATAAGAAACCCGTGATAGAGCAGATCAAGATGGAGGACGTGAAGATTCCGGATGATCCGAAAACGCCACCTCCACCTCCACCTCCACCTGCTCCACCACCACCGGTGAAGCCATCCGTACAGTTCACTCCTCCTGTCATCAAGAAGGACGAAGAAGTACCGGAAGATGAAGTACCGCCTAAAATCAAGGACATTGAGAATAAGGCAATCAGTACTAAAACTGTAGAAGGTGATCCTAACGGTATCGACCCGGGATTACTGGAAGATAGTAAAGGTACAGGTGTGGTAGAAGCTCCTCCTCCTCCTCCAAAAGAAGAGATCTTTACTTTCGTAGAACAGCCGCCTACCTTCCCCGGTGGTGAAGAAGCGCTGGCTAAGTTCCTGAGCAAAAATATCCGTTATCCTCGCGTAGCGCAGGAAAATTCGATCTCAGGTACTGTGTTTGTACAGTTCGTAGTAGACTCAGATGGTAACATCAAAGATGTGAAAACTGTAGGTGCTGCGAAAGGTGGTGGTCTGGAAGAAGAAGCTATCCGTGTGGTAAAAATAATGCCTAAATGGAAAGCTGGTAAACAGAACGGCCGTCAGGTATCTGTTCAGTTCAACCTGCCTATCCGCTTTACTCTTCAAGAGTAG
- the mnmE gene encoding tRNA uridine-5-carboxymethylaminomethyl(34) synthesis GTPase MnmE yields the protein MLGNNLTGYDDTIVALATAPGIGAIAVIRLNGTKAIDICNSLFPAKDLHQQAGHTLHFGAITDRGRTIDEVVVSLYKAPRSYTGEDIVEISCHGSPYIQQQIIDACIHNGARMAKPGEYTMRAFLNGKLDLTQAESVADLIASNSAASHQTAMQQMRGGFSKELYALREQLISFSALIELELDFSQEDVEFADRTQLYRLINEATVVVTHLVDSFRMGNVIKNGVNTAIVGKPNAGKSTLLNTLLNENRAIVSDIAGTTRDTIEEILNIQGVLFRLIDTAGIRESADIIESIGVQKTMEKIREAGVVLYLFDVNETSREELQVQVDTFLKEGINYLLIGNKTDIGGMALMQEKFAGIADILFISAKQHEHIQELKDRLVQKVMSGDINTEDTIVTNARHYAALQEVLKALKDVRFGLDSQLPGDLLSLDIRRCLHYLGEITGQITNEDQLDFIFSKFCIGK from the coding sequence ATGCTAGGGAATAATCTTACCGGATACGACGATACAATTGTAGCATTGGCTACAGCACCAGGTATAGGAGCAATTGCGGTAATCCGCCTAAATGGAACAAAAGCAATTGATATCTGTAATTCCCTGTTCCCTGCCAAAGATCTCCATCAGCAGGCAGGACACACGCTCCATTTCGGTGCGATCACTGACAGAGGGCGTACGATTGACGAAGTAGTGGTCAGCCTGTATAAAGCACCCCGCTCCTATACAGGAGAAGATATTGTGGAAATCTCCTGCCATGGTTCTCCTTACATCCAGCAACAGATCATAGATGCCTGTATTCACAATGGTGCCCGAATGGCTAAACCAGGTGAATATACCATGAGGGCCTTCCTCAATGGTAAACTCGACCTGACCCAGGCAGAGTCTGTTGCAGACCTTATCGCCAGTAACTCCGCCGCCAGCCATCAAACCGCTATGCAGCAGATGAGAGGTGGCTTTTCTAAAGAGCTTTACGCCCTGAGAGAACAACTGATAAGTTTTTCTGCCCTGATCGAGCTCGAACTCGACTTCAGCCAGGAAGACGTCGAGTTTGCCGATCGAACGCAGTTATATCGCCTGATTAATGAAGCAACAGTTGTGGTGACTCACCTCGTTGACTCGTTCCGTATGGGTAATGTGATCAAAAATGGCGTTAATACCGCCATTGTAGGTAAACCTAATGCGGGGAAGTCTACGCTATTAAATACGCTCCTAAATGAGAATAGGGCCATTGTTAGCGACATTGCGGGTACTACCCGCGATACCATTGAAGAAATCCTGAATATACAAGGTGTCCTATTTCGTCTGATAGATACCGCAGGTATTCGTGAAAGTGCAGACATTATCGAAAGTATCGGTGTGCAAAAGACAATGGAGAAAATACGTGAGGCTGGTGTAGTACTATATCTGTTTGATGTAAATGAAACCTCCCGCGAAGAACTGCAGGTACAGGTAGATACTTTCCTGAAAGAAGGGATCAATTATCTCCTGATCGGTAATAAGACCGATATCGGAGGAATGGCACTGATGCAGGAGAAATTTGCCGGTATCGCAGATATTCTCTTTATATCAGCCAAGCAACATGAGCACATACAGGAACTTAAAGACCGTCTCGTACAAAAGGTAATGAGTGGTGATATCAACACTGAAGATACTATTGTCACTAACGCCCGCCACTACGCCGCTTTACAGGAAGTATTGAAAGCTTTGAAGGATGTTAGATTTGGACTCGATAGTCAGTTGCCGGGAGATTTGCTGTCTCTGGATATCCGGAGATGCCTGCATTATCTCGGAGAAATAACCGGACAAATTACTAATGAAGATCAGCTGGATTTTATTTTCAGCAAGTTCTGTATCGGGAAATAA